DNA from Tripterygium wilfordii isolate XIE 37 chromosome 4, ASM1340144v1, whole genome shotgun sequence:
CATTTTCGCATTTGTCAGTGAGGAGCATTTGCCACAGTAGTCTCTCTGTTCTCATATCGTGATACTGGCAGTTATCCCTACCAGAGTGCTCACAATGATATATAAATTGTTTGATTATGTAGTTGCTGGAATTTGTTTTCCTAAATTGAGCATTGTTGTCCACAACAGGTACAATGATGGCGGTCGACTCTCTGACCAGcaaattggtttattgcaatgTCAGCGCAAGAACCTTCACTTTTTGAGTGAGAACGTACTCGTGCATTTTTTTGTGGGTTCTTCGAAATTTGCAGGATTATATTATCTGtcatttttttcctcaaaaaaatcaTCTATATACGTTTTACTCAGTTAAATTCAATTGAAATATGTTCATGCAGATTCTTCAATTGCAAGAGTGTTTAAGCAAGTATGAAAGATCTGATGATGGTAGCACACCTCAGGTGATTTACTGGCTGAATTTCATCTTCTTTTACATTCAGATATCTAAATATCGCAAAATACATTTCTGttagtacctttttttttttgctcacaAAAATCAAGTTACCGGAGATATTTGTTAATCTAAATTGCTAGAGATGGATTTTCCCTGCAGCGTCAGGGCTTCTGGCACTTCATTGGTTCCATTAATTTGTAGAGAGTTGTCTTGCTGTCACCAGATATTCGTAGTTGGTCTGAGTCGACCTCCCATCCACCTGGTTGGGAGGGGGGCTACACATGCAGTTGTGAGTCCCTTGCCCTCTTGATCAGACTGTGGCTAGGTTGATTTCACACCTGGTCTGGTTGCAACAAAGTTCTTCCATAATCCCATTTGTATTGTTTAAGTTTTAGATTATCAAGATGAGAAAGGAGACGGTTATGGAGAAAGGAGTTTTAAGTTTCTATCATATGTGCTCAAACTTTGGAGTTTGGAACATATGGATGTCTGGAAAATGCCCTTGTGAGAATTACCAGCTGTTGACAGGGTTGGGTGGAGGTGGGACCATTTGTGAATTCAAAGGACgggatatataaatatttgattgtGTACTACAGAAGTAGAATGTTTACGGAAACATGGTCAAAACAATGATTTACCATGGCTTTTTTCCAGATTGATCTTGCCCATCTCTTGGCAGCTCGTGGTCAGGAATTGCGCACACTATCTGCAGAGGTAAGACCCAGTGGCAGTGATCATGGTGTTCTGTGCATGAAGTACACTTACTTAAGATAAAGAAATCATGCAGTCATTTTGTGATGCTACCTCTACTACAGTAGAAACTTTTCTGACAAAAATCTCGAGTCTCGGAACACAATACTGTTAGTATTCTGAGTtccttgattttgtttctgttatgtgtgtgtgtccatAGGGTACTTATTTGAGCATGACAATTGCCTACTTATCTGATTAGTGGCTATCGATTTTGGTTTATTGGCTGTTCCGTTTGACTGTATCTGTATCGTCACTCTTCAATATGTTAAGCATGGATTCTGATATGATCAAATGGGGAGAAATGATCTCGCATTATCAACAGTGAACTCCATGAATACAAGCATTCTAAGATCCAATAGAGAGAGAATGATAATAGGATTTGTCGGGCTGATTTGGCCATTGTTATTTCAACATGTAATCCTAATTTTCACTCTAGATAAACTTGAGGTAGCAAGCTTCTTCTTCTGAATAAAGGGATATGGATCTCTCAACTATGCTGTGATTGTAAGTTTATGGTAACCTTGAGCGTAATCTAAAAGAGGATGACCTTCGTTGAGAGAGTTCAATTACACTGCAGATGAATCAACTGCAATCTGAGCTAAGGCTTGCTTGGTCTTTGATTGCTGAGAGGGATTCTGAAGTCCAGCATGTTCGCAATATAAACAATCAGGTATGTTCAATCATCTTAAGCCCTTTGGATTGACGCTTTGTTGACACATTTTGTATATGATTATAGGGAGCCCTATGTATATTTTGCTAGTATTGATATCTTTTAAAATCCAAAATGTCAGGCGAGATCCAAACCCAAGATCTCGAAATTTACAactggtccattttcatgctacTGTGCAACCCTGTTTGGCTTTTTGCTATAATGGCTTTACCAAGAGTGAATTAATAGATTGATGCAGATGTGCAAAAACTCCCTTCATTTCACTTAGAAACACGTTAGTAGAACCTGAACTATTTTCTCATCCGTCTGTTGAAAGCTTTTGAATTCCAACTTCTTCTGTTGTCTGCAGATCCATGTTCTTTAAGGCTTGCATGTATAAGTACGTGGGTCACATTTGTCTGTAGAAATTGCTACCAGACTCTCCTCTTGTGCCTTACAAATGATTTATTCTGGCTAATCTTTGGGATCACGACATTCTTCTCTTAATTTTTCTTATGAAACCATGTCAAGTTTgtcaaagagaatggaaggcTGACAGCTATTTTAGCTGAATGGAGTACTCAAGCAGCAAAGGTATTCTTCTAATCGAttcattttacatttttaaatAACCAATTTGGGTTCCATAACTTTGATGAAATAGGTATTCTTAGCATAACctcataaaatttattgaagctTGAGCGGGCATTGGAAGTTGAGCGGACGTCAAATCTCGATTTGCAAAAGAAGACTTCGGCATTGAAAAATCAATTACATGTATCAACCGAGCAAAGTTAACAAAACGGTACGTATTTTCCATGATCATAAAATATGTTGAGCCTTCTTGACACACCACGGTTCTACTATTTCTTTTCCACCATGAAAGTAGTAGAATATGGGGTACTCAACGGATGGATGTACATAACAGTCTGATCCTCTGAGTTTGGCTTTTGTCAGAGTGTATAAAAATTCACTGCAATGGCAGCAAGGATCATCTAGATTTTTTTATTGTCTCGCACATGCATTTTCCACACCACCTAGGATTGTTAGCTTCTTCATTCCATTTCAATGTATGGAGCAGCGACTGGCAGGATTCTTAGTTAATTCCCTACACAGCGGGCTGGCAGTAACCTTTCCCGGACCCTCCGTCCTAGGTAACATAAGATCAGTTGGTTTAATAATGacgtttttttaaaaaaaaattaattaaatttttattttttccactAGATTCTTTGGTCGTAAAATTTGCATCGTCTAACCATTTTTTTTCAGGGACTTAACAAACTATCATGAATTCAGAAAATCGTTCTAAGCCTAACGTACGTTGGGCATCCTCAAATCATCCCTTCCCATGGTTATTGTAATTGTAATAGTTTACTCTTGatataaattcaatttttttttccttttagtttTTCTTAGAAGAGGGAGTTTAAACAAAGGGAAGATTCTATATACCGAGAATaactattttaataaaaatgataTCTATATGGGTAATATTCTGGAGGAAAGAATTTGAACCTCTAAAACCCGTTGCCTTAGGCTCCGTTTGATACGTCGGATAAGACttcgtataatataaaattatcctttaatgaagTTATCAGGTGTTTggatgttttttaaaaatatctggataatataattttatataaaagtgACTCTTATACGATGCAAGCAGAGTTGTGTCTTATCATTTCCCCATTTATGCCCAAATACCGGTTCATGTAACAAAGCAGTGCGATAGGCCCAACTTACAAAGAGACCCGGAGCCCAAATGGATTGGTCAGGAGGTCAAACCCAATACCTAACCAACAACGGAGGAATGGAGACGTACGTACTACATTGGGACAACCAGAGCCCACTAAATGCAGCCCGTTTGACAAGAGGTCAGCCCAGTCATGTTCTTGTCGTCCGCTAACTTAGGAACTAGCCCAGCCCACTAAAGGCGAACCATTGGCCAACACGTCAGCCCAGTCATATTCTTGTCCGCAAACATTGGAACTAGTCCAGCCCACTAAATGCGGCCCATTGGCCAACAGGCCGTCCTCTAACTTTGGAACTAGTCCAGCCCATAAAAAAAAGACCAAACGATTTCTACTTCTACAGTTCTACCCTCAATTATCGGATCGTAATAAATCATCATTTTTACAACTGTTTATCACTACATTACAATTTCCATGACCGAAAAAACTCCCCGACAATGTCGGACTCAGGAGGCCGGTCAATCCGGTTAGTCATATGAATTTGAATTCATACGAGACACCAATGGTAAAAAGTTCATATGACAATTCTTCTTTACCATTTATGCCTTAAAATAAATCTCTTTGAAATTCTCCCGGCAGAGAATATTTACGTCAGTTTTCTCATATGACCAAATCAAGCAGAACTACAAACATTATTGAGAAGTACATTcttttacatacatatatggaTGGAGAACTAGAGTCTgaaaagttttttaaaaaaaaatccaaattattCATGAATTTTAATCCAAAACAAATCCAAATTACCCAAAAGACGAGAATATAGTTTCACCAAAAGAAGAACGAAGgagagaaaacacaaaaaaaaacacacacatacacacagcACAGGAAATGGATACACTTAACATAGACATTGTGACAAGAACTGCCTCAGCAATAAAGAAAGATGTCAAAAAGGGGCCATGAGTGAATAGGTTTCAGCTTGGAATGATGGATCTATCTATAACTTAAACTACAAGGGACTTACGTGACTAGTCTCATTTAGAAAGAGACAACCAAACACATCATTAAAGAAGTCCTGACCTTTTACTAATTCTCCACCAGCAGCCACAGCTTCCACGTCGAACTTGCATGCTCTTGTACAATCGGGACAATACGTTACCTACAATAGACAAAGTAACTCATTATTCTCATAAACAAAACAGAAAACTAGCAAAAGAATCGATGAGCAAATGGCTTCTCTTCAAAATGTAATTCGATTATGTACGACTCAAAGGAACTGGCTGCTTAATTTTCAGACCTCCAGTAACTTTGGCTGAAAAGAGCTATCTAGCATTACATCCACACCATACATGGCCCTAGATGTCGGACTGTGCATCTCTGGATGTACCACAGCGGCACACTCAAAAACAGATCGAATCATATTTTTGACTCTCTGATGGATATCCGACCACTTGACtgaaattataaaataacaaaaaaaaagaaagacaaaaaggttACATCAATAGTTAAGATGCCAACAAGCTTAAAAGTAACTTAATGTGAGAGCAGGATAAACAATCTGGCAaatgcaatgataccttgatgTTCTTGCTCAAACTCCCTCACAAAATCTTGAGTGTTGATGTGATTCAAACTTCCACGATAATTCTGAAAGCCGTGAGAGGATTGAGATCAGATGCAGAATGTACATCTAAGCTAGAAATGTAAAACATGCTTCCTGGTAAAGAAAGGGCTATAAAGAATATATTGTGCTCGCTCCAAAGAGCATTTTAGATAAGATCAATAAAGGATAAACATAAACAGAATAAGTCTTTGGGCTAAGGAGATATTTCTTAAACATACCATAACAGTAAAATGAGTCTCATACTCGAAGAAACTATGCTTTTCTAGGGAGTACGGGTTGTTTGCCAGTCTAACCTGAAAAGGAAAGAATGAGGTATATTTCATCgaaaaaataattgagaaagaacaaaagaacagGCCTTTTGTAGTCACTCCTTAGAATTTCGAACAGGATGAAGGTTTGAATCCTCCCACACGCTAAAAATAACTAATATTAGAAGAAATATaatttattgtaaaaaaaagcATGCTTTAGTCATCCTCGATTGTTTTTAATTAAATGTATATACCATAATCCCCATATTTTTTTCCATAGGAGAAGGATCTCTTCCAGTGATTTGAGCAAGAATGCGTACCCAGAAAACATCAGCAAGGAATATTTCCAAAGGGTCCACGCTGCGAACAAGAACTATGTAACGGATATCAAACTTTTTCCCTCTGAACAGTGAAGGGTGCTCAATATACTTCTGGCATATTTTTGGACCAGTCTCCATAAGACGAATAATGGCAGACAGATTATCAGTTACAGTCGTATCAATAGTTCTGGCCATGTTCCAGGGTTTTAAGATCCATAAATTGTTTTGCCCATCCCTTTCACGTACATAATAGTCACCAATCAGTTGAGATAAATGAGTTTCAAGATTATACGTTGGTTGCAACCATTCAGGAGACCCACATGCCTGTAGAAAAGAAAATCACAGTTTGTTAACCTCTGGcaacaaaataacaaagaagAAGGTTATTTTGAAGTGAGTTGTAGTTAACCACTTAGACAATGAGGATCAAAACAGATCAGACTGATATTGTGATAAAGAGCAGTGGACGTTGGTTTATTTACATAGCCCATATGCCACCATTCACATGTAAAATAAAATTGTGTTTTAACCTTTTGCAAAGTCTCAGCCAAATGATGTTTCATGACAAGACAAGCCTCGAAAGGAAATTGGTTGATGTACTGTTGATCTTTAATTCCCAgagctttttttgtttcttcatccAGCTGCATACTCATCCATATAATATCTGCATCCTTTGGTTCAGTAGCTGTATGCCCAAAAAGATAATAGTAAAAGAATAGAAAACAGTTAGCAAAGAGAAAAACATGATAAATTCACAAGATATAGAACTCCCAAAGTGACTCTTTTACAGATTACTAATAGCACACCATATAAATCAAACAGATAAAATGCTAAGGTTTCTCAACCACAGTGACAAGTGACAACAGTTCACccaaagttttttaaaaaactccTAAACAAGTTGGCTTTAAACAAGGCATTTGAACCATAGATTATCATGAAAGAAAGAATTCTAAGTGCAGTACCAGAAAACTATGAATATgtttgatcatcatcatcaaaacttttATCCAAAAACTGTAATTTTGATATGGGCTAATTTTCACTATCAATCAAACAATATATGATACAGGATGTTATCTTGTTaaaagacagaaaaaaaaaattaaagaagcaaatgtggatgaagaggagttCTGTCTGAGATCAGCCACGAAACTTACTAGTTACAAACTCAGAGCGGGTCAAAAACTCTTCCACCTGCGGTATGTCAGTGCAAACACGTAGAGGATTTTCAACACTATGATGAAGACTTCCAGTTTCAGAAGGCTTCACGAGCGGGGACACCAAGCTTTTGCTTTGCAATGTCTTGCAGTGGTTCTCAAATGCCTAAAAGCAATATGTGAATTAGGAattaaacaaaagagagagCTCATAGGAAATAAGCAGTGATGATAGCCGATGGAGACAATACCCgaataaaataattttgagGTGTATGGAACCAAGCTGTGAGTCGGGCAGAACGTTGTTTGTCCTCCCCAATACCAAATAAGAAATCCCGTGTGCACTCATCACCTTTTTTAACATCCTGAATTGGCCATAATATAGAATAACTGGAAAAAGAAATTTAGTCATGTCAAAGACTTCCAGTCGTTTTCTTTATAATTACACATGCACAAAAAAAGTCACATCAACCCAtgcttaaaaagtaaaaacaaggATGAATCAGTCTTAAAGTGCTAGTACCTTTCATGGTTTGGCatataataaatcaaaacaCGAGTTTTTTTATATTGTTAAAAGCAGTTGACAGTTTATTACAATATCAACAACAGGTACACAGAACATTAGCCAAAACTCAAAAGTTCAGCAGTATGCAGCAAGACAAGGGAAGAAAAGTAGAGATGATAACCTAACAGCTGTTTCCAGTTCTCCGTCTGGCATGAAGAGAAAAGGGGCCACTCTGAAATTTGGCACATCACTATGACATAAAGCAGAACCTAGTTCATCCATCACATACCTGCATTGAAGTCCAAAACAAACAACTATCACTTTGGTGTCATATTGAAAACACAAAGAAAGATCAAAACCAGTGGCACTTGTCTATTCTTTTGgaaactaaaacaataaatcaaCCCGCAGAAACATATAACACACAAAATGAAGAGACTGACTTGATAAATCAACCAAGACATACTTACCATACAGAGGTTTCATCAATCTTTTCCTCATTTGCAAGTCTATAGGTCATTAAGTACAGCCACATAGCATTAATGACACGATCCGGAAGTGGCTCTCCAGCAGTCCATTCAGGAAGACGTGGCTCAAGCATTGAATCAATCACATGTTTTTCGGTTTCTAATATTTTTGATGCATCAATGCCATTCAAAAGAGATAGCTTGGGAAGAGATTGGAGAATTTCTATGGCACTTTCTCCGAGGGGGCCAGGTATATCCAGCTGTAAAAAATTATCAAACAGAACTATAAATGTCTGGGATTTGATCGTCCAGAAAATGCAAAAGAGCTACTTCACAGGCTATACCTCTAACGAATTTAGGCAGGGAAACATCCTCAAGACTTCCAACAATTCACCAACAGAATTATCTTGGAAAGAATTTTCTCGGATATTCAAGTGTGAAAGCCGTGGCATCTCAACAGGAGTAAATGCCTGAATAAAAAATGTACGACTAGACATCAGTACAGAAATCTGGTGCAGCAGCAACTATTATCTGAAACAATGTGCGTGAGGAGCcactaaaaaaattgaatataatGACAGTAAGCTGCCAACCTCACCCAACCGACGAGATTCTGTAACTCTCATCCCTTGAATATTGCATGCGTATCAAAAATTACCAAGACGTCCTTGAAGATAAAATGCATACCTTACAAATCAGGTTATTAATACATCTATTTGAAAGGTCAAGAGATGTCAAATTCTGTAAATGAGGGTCACTTTGGTTGGCACACCAAGGATGATCTTTGTCGACTAGTCCTGCACAAAAGCCCAATGCCCACTCACCAAAATTATGTGTGAAATGAGAATTCAATATTTCCAGTCTCGAACATCCCTCGAGAATTCTATCTGTCATGTTACCACTGCTGGAAGTGGATTAATATTAGTATCCCTCAGTAGGACAACACTTAAGAGAAACTTCAAAtacaaaatcaatggaaaaaaTATTGTAGCACCAAACATACCAAATTTGTATAAGGGGGTTATTATTCAACCAGAGAGCTCTTAGATTCCTGAACTTGGTAACTTCCTCCACAACTATATCTGCACTCTCAAGCTTGTTCCCACACAAGCTGAGTGCTACTAAATCCTAATTGAACAAGTGCATATAAGCAGAAATCTTCTGTAAAGGAGTACTAATACAAATGCTCTGAACAATTTCAAGAAATCCAAAACAATGACTGACCGGGAATTTACTAGGCAAATCAAGGGCCATTAGCTTATCATCATCTATGTCTAGCTCATCAAGCTCCAACCACACAGTGCCCTCTCCTTTCTCTTTCGCATTCTGAATTTCTCCCTCCACAACTTCTTCGGCACTCAATTTGGGATGCACTTCAGTATCAGAATTATAATCGACATCTACACACATCAGAGCAGCCATCCTCTCAGCCAGCCCCGGAACTTCCTTC
Protein-coding regions in this window:
- the LOC119997981 gene encoding tubulin--tyrosine ligase-like protein 12 isoform X1; this encodes MSAPATRIESYEDFVKVHGVLLAASGLPRSLHRKLLEKLTAETFDGGAYFQVEPCEDGRQRRLLLAADSLPKHADVFLVDHAWTFRLSDAYKQLKEVPGLAERMAALMCVDVDYNSDTEVHPKLSAEEVVEGEIQNAKEKGEGTVWLELDELDIDDDKLMALDLPSKFPDLVALSLCGNKLESADIVVEEVTKFRNLRALWLNNNPLIQICSGNMTDRILEGCSRLEILNSHFTHNFGEWALGFCAGLVDKDHPWCANQSDPHLQNLTSLDLSNRCINNLICKAFTPVEMPRLSHLNIRENSFQDNSVGELLEVLRMFPCLNSLELDIPGPLGESAIEILQSLPKLSLLNGIDASKILETEKHVIDSMLEPRLPEWTAGEPLPDRVINAMWLYLMTYRLANEEKIDETSVWYVMDELGSALCHSDVPNFRVAPFLFMPDGELETAVSYSILWPIQDVKKGDECTRDFLFGIGEDKQRSARLTAWFHTPQNYFIRAFENHCKTLQSKSLVSPLVKPSETGSLHHSVENPLRVCTDIPQVEEFLTRSEFVTTTEPKDADIIWMSMQLDEETKKALGIKDQQYINQFPFEACLVMKHHLAETLQKACGSPEWLQPTYNLETHLSQLIGDYYVRERDGQNNLWILKPWNMARTIDTTVTDNLSAIIRLMETGPKICQKYIEHPSLFRGKKFDIRYIVLVRSVDPLEIFLADVFWVRLANNPYSLEKHSFFEYETHFTVMNYRGSLNHINTQDFVREFEQEHQVKWSDIHQRVKNMIRSVFECAAVVHPEMHSPTSRAMYGVDVMLDSSFQPKLLEVTYCPDCTRACKFDVEAVAAGGELVKGQDFFNDVFGCLFLNETSHVSPL
- the LOC119997981 gene encoding tubulin--tyrosine ligase-like protein 12 isoform X2 is translated as MSAPATRIESYEDFVKVHGVLLAASGLPRSLHRKLLEKLTAETFDGGAYFQVEPCEDGRQRRLLLAADSLPKHADVFLVDHAWTFRLSDAYKQLKEVPGLAERMAALMCVDVDYNSDTEVHPKLSAEEVVEGEIQNAKEKGEGTVWLELDELDIDDDKLMALDLPSKFPDLVALSLCGNKLESADIVVEEVTKFRNLRALWLNNNPLIQICGNMTDRILEGCSRLEILNSHFTHNFGEWALGFCAGLVDKDHPWCANQSDPHLQNLTSLDLSNRCINNLICKAFTPVEMPRLSHLNIRENSFQDNSVGELLEVLRMFPCLNSLELDIPGPLGESAIEILQSLPKLSLLNGIDASKILETEKHVIDSMLEPRLPEWTAGEPLPDRVINAMWLYLMTYRLANEEKIDETSVWYVMDELGSALCHSDVPNFRVAPFLFMPDGELETAVSYSILWPIQDVKKGDECTRDFLFGIGEDKQRSARLTAWFHTPQNYFIRAFENHCKTLQSKSLVSPLVKPSETGSLHHSVENPLRVCTDIPQVEEFLTRSEFVTTTEPKDADIIWMSMQLDEETKKALGIKDQQYINQFPFEACLVMKHHLAETLQKACGSPEWLQPTYNLETHLSQLIGDYYVRERDGQNNLWILKPWNMARTIDTTVTDNLSAIIRLMETGPKICQKYIEHPSLFRGKKFDIRYIVLVRSVDPLEIFLADVFWVRLANNPYSLEKHSFFEYETHFTVMNYRGSLNHINTQDFVREFEQEHQVKWSDIHQRVKNMIRSVFECAAVVHPEMHSPTSRAMYGVDVMLDSSFQPKLLEVTYCPDCTRACKFDVEAVAAGGELVKGQDFFNDVFGCLFLNETSHVSPL